The Puniceicoccales bacterium genome includes a region encoding these proteins:
- a CDS encoding HrpE/YscL family type III secretion apparatus protein: protein MFVIKNEGLQLMPGSKILKAEEYTAIVSIGDAMKMANEINAKVLNQANAESDRLIAEANARAEKVVNEANVRSDNLVQETNEKVRLLVEESNAKAKKLIDEAVAKQNEILASAKARYEEEAKKGREDGYASGKQELADKMMEIVSKNAENFAKFESEMVGIVSKAVQRIIGEIDQKDLITNIVKTAVKNIKNQKQAVLKVSAAEAQTIRDRLDEILVNGDGIKYLEISADSRLKRGTCVIETEIGVVDASLDVQMEAITKAITKALK from the coding sequence ATGTTTGTGATAAAAAATGAAGGTCTACAGCTAATGCCTGGTTCTAAAATCCTTAAGGCTGAAGAATATACTGCCATTGTTTCCATAGGCGATGCGATGAAAATGGCCAATGAAATTAATGCTAAGGTACTAAATCAGGCCAATGCCGAGAGCGATCGGTTGATTGCCGAGGCCAATGCCAGGGCTGAGAAGGTTGTAAATGAAGCCAATGTGCGCAGCGATAATTTAGTCCAGGAAACCAACGAGAAGGTCAGATTACTGGTGGAAGAGAGCAATGCCAAGGCCAAAAAGCTAATCGACGAGGCGGTGGCAAAACAAAATGAGATCTTGGCTTCGGCCAAGGCTCGCTACGAGGAGGAGGCCAAGAAGGGCCGCGAAGATGGTTATGCCAGTGGTAAACAAGAGCTTGCAGATAAGATGATGGAGATTGTTTCAAAGAATGCAGAGAATTTTGCTAAGTTTGAGAGTGAAATGGTCGGTATCGTTAGCAAGGCAGTCCAGCGAATAATCGGAGAAATCGATCAGAAGGATTTGATCACAAATATAGTGAAAACGGCTGTGAAAAATATCAAAAATCAAAAACAAGCTGTACTGAAAGTATCTGCTGCCGAAGCGCAAACCATAAGAGATCGGCTGGATGAAATCCTGGTAAATGGCGATGGCATAAAGTATCTAGAAATAAGTGCAGATTCTCGACTAAAAAGGGGGACCTGTGTCATCGAGACCGAGATTGGGGTGGTTGATGCTAGCTTAGAT